A segment of the Leptotrichia massiliensis genome:
ATAAGGAAATCGGTTAGAATCCGATACAGCCCCCACTACTGTGAAACTGACGAAAGTACACAAAACCACTGAAATATTTTGGATATTTTGGGAAGGGTATGAGTAGGATGAAGTTAGTCAGGAGACTTGCCTAATAATTTTTTATATAAAATTTTCTGGGAAGGGAAGATTTAATATACATCAATGTAAAAATAAATCAACGGTGATTTGTTCCATAAATATACTATGCGATGATGATATAGTTATTGTTGTGGAAGTTTTGACGTGTATTGGCTTCAGCTTTGGCTGATTTTTTTTTGGAACTTGCCGAAGGTTAAATTAAATTTGGAGGAGGAGAGAAAATGAAAAAGAGAACATTATTGTTTTTGGTTTTAACCAGCATGCTGTTAATAGGTGTAAATGGTTACTCAATGCACATTATGGAAGGTTTTTTACCTTTAAATTGGGTTATAGTATGGTTTGCAGTGTGTATTCCGTTTTGGATAATAGGAATAAAGAAGCTTCAATCTGTTTCTAAAGGGAGCGTGCGGGAAAAAATGACGCTTGCATTAGCAGGTGCATTTATATTTGTATTGTCTGCACTAAAAATTCCATCAGTTACAGGAAGTTCGTCACATCCTACAGGAGTAGGGCTATCTGCTATATTATACGGACCTTTTGTAACTTCCATTCTTGGAACAATCGTATTAATATTTCAAGCAGGATT
Coding sequences within it:
- a CDS encoding energy-coupling factor ABC transporter permease, whose amino-acid sequence is MKKRTLLFLVLTSMLLIGVNGYSMHIMEGFLPLNWVIVWFAVCIPFWIIGIKKLQSVSKGSVREKMTLALAGAFIFVLSALKIPSVTGSSSHPTGVGLSAILYGPFVTSILGTIVLIFQAGLLAHGGFTTLGANAVSMAIAGPIVSYLVYKGFEKKNKALAVFLAAALGDLATYVVTSIQLALAYPSPQGGVVASFIKFGAVFAVTQVPLAVIEGLLTNVVMNILEKYSVKEVEA